One region of Wolbachia endosymbiont of Drosophila innubila genomic DNA includes:
- a CDS encoding tetratricopeptide repeat protein, translated as MYEEAKGLRPEDPDILLALGKAKRNLGIATNGSNEKILLYEEAIKLYEEAKELRPEDPDILLALGKAKHNLGIATNGSNEKILPYEEAIKLYEEAKELRPEDPDILLALGKAKHNLGIATNGSNERILLYEEAIKLYEEAKGLRPEDPDILLALGKAKRNLGIATNGSNEKILLYGEAIKLYEEAKELHLEDPDILLALGKAKHNLGNATNGPNERILLYGEAIKLCEEAKELVR; from the coding sequence TTGTATGAAGAAGCTAAGGGATTGCGTCCCGAAGATCCTGATATTTTACTGGCTTTAGGTAAAGCTAAGCGTAATCTAGGTATTGCTACTAATGGTTCTAATGAGAAAATTCTTCTTTATGAAGAAGCTATAAAGTTGTATGAAGAAGCTAAGGAATTGCGTCCCGAAGATCCTGATATTTTACTGGCTTTAGGTAAAGCTAAGCATAATCTAGGTATTGCTACTAATGGTTCTAATGAGAAAATTCTTCCTTATGAAGAAGCTATAAAGTTGTATGAAGAAGCTAAGGAATTGCGTCCCGAAGATCCTGATATTTTACTGGCTTTAGGTAAAGCTAAGCATAATCTAGGTATTGCTACTAATGGTTCTAATGAGAGAATTCTTCTTTATGAAGAAGCTATAAAGTTGTATGAAGAAGCTAAGGGATTGCGTCCCGAAGATCCTGATATTTTACTGGCTTTAGGTAAAGCTAAGCGTAATCTAGGTATTGCTACTAATGGTTCTAATGAGAAAATTCTTCTTTATGGAGAAGCTATAAAGTTGTATGAAGAAGCTAAGGAATTGCATCTCGAAGATCCTGATATTTTACTGGCTTTAGGTAAAGCTAAGCATAATCTAGGTAATGCTACTAATGGTCCTAATGAGAGAATTCTTCTTTATGGAGAAGCTATAAAGTTGTGTGAAGAAGCTAAGGAATTGGTTAGGTAA
- a CDS encoding reverse transcriptase domain-containing protein codes for MACHLLLASRNQLQWILEGDIKGCFDNINHEWLMKHIPMEKKILHSWLKAGFLESKTLYSTTAGTPQGSIISQY; via the coding sequence GTGGCTTGCCACTTGTTACTGGCAAGCCGTAACCAACTACAATGGATACTCGAAGGTGATATTAAAGGGTGTTTTGATAACATTAACCATGAATGGCTCATGAAGCATATTCCTATGGAGAAGAAAATTCTTCATAGCTGGTTAAAAGCTGGCTTCCTAGAATCAAAAACTCTGTATTCCACAACTGCAGGTACCCCACAAGGTAGTATCATCTCTCAATACTAG
- a CDS encoding group II intron maturase-specific domain-containing protein, with amino-acid sequence MESQFGKLGSKRRSKIRSGVNVIRYADDFIISGITREVLENEVKPLVSSFLQERGLILSEEKTKITSITTGFDFLGCNVRRYNKKLIIKPSKESIKKLNKARTLIKANIANTQAVLIKLLNSLLRGWENYYSHVCAKRAFNKIDHEIMCALWKWAKKRHPRKGLRWIKNRYFKVMKQRQWVFAAPICKNKPKEIRYLRLLRLIDIPIRRHVKIRADANPLDLKWKKYFDERVKQTKMLASSFSREGSLLLVSPLRMMFSEES; translated from the coding sequence TTGGAAAGTCAATTTGGTAAACTTGGCAGTAAAAGAAGAAGCAAAATCAGAAGTGGAGTAAATGTAATCAGGTACGCAGATGACTTTATCATTTCAGGAATCACACGTGAAGTACTGGAAAATGAAGTAAAACCTCTAGTATCGTCCTTTCTTCAGGAGAGAGGTCTTATCCTTTCCGAAGAGAAAACAAAAATTACATCTATTACAACAGGGTTTGACTTTCTTGGTTGTAATGTACGCAGGTATAATAAGAAGTTAATTATAAAACCTTCAAAAGAAAGTATTAAGAAACTTAATAAAGCACGTACATTGATAAAGGCAAACATAGCGAACACTCAGGCCGTACTAATCAAGTTGCTCAATTCCCTATTAAGGGGATGGGAAAATTACTACAGCCATGTGTGTGCGAAAAGAGCTTTTAACAAAATAGACCATGAAATTATGTGTGCTCTATGGAAATGGGCAAAGAAAAGACATCCTCGTAAAGGATTACGTTGGATAAAGAATCGTTACTTCAAGGTAATGAAACAACGCCAATGGGTCTTTGCTGCACCCATATGCAAGAACAAACCGAAAGAGATAAGGTATTTAAGACTGCTTAGGTTGATTGATATACCTATCAGACGACATGTTAAAATCAGGGCGGATGCAAATCCACTTGACTTAAAATGGAAAAAGTATTTTGATGAAAGAGTGAAACAAACAAAAATGTTAGCAAGCTCTTTCTCAAGAGAAGGTTCTCTGCTGTTGGTGTCACCATTAAGAATGATGTTTTCTGAGGAATCATGA
- a CDS encoding ankyrin repeat domain-containing protein, with protein MFTDLDAVIHLTDTASRTILDIAAITKQADVVKVLLDSGKFNEEEKLHALNSAIVQGNVQEVELILGYVSPANRKEALEVAIQVGKTEIVNAFLNSGKLNEENRAKPCSSNGNIGSRPIATVPLTSTNGDNHNNKNKTPVIPEETNTKQTATPNNDNKANGFVDAQFSMPNEQETKYKESKKDFYTSLTKDVVGVVITGLFITAAVMVPFVAGAVVCSVIAALVAIYTGLHVKNSTLSSYREMRENEVERVTGCHPSAQTLGSRKP; from the coding sequence TTGTTTACAGATTTAGATGCTGTAATCCATCTTACAGATACTGCTTCCAGGACTATATTGGATATAGCTGCAATAACAAAACAAGCTGACGTTGTTAAGGTACTTTTGGATAGTGGCAAATTTAATGAAGAAGAAAAATTGCATGCCTTGAATTCTGCTATTGTTCAAGGTAATGTCCAAGAAGTTGAGCTAATTTTAGGTTACGTGAGTCCTGCAAACAGGAAAGAGGCTTTAGAAGTGGCCATACAGGTAGGTAAAACTGAAATTGTTAATGCGTTCTTGAATAGTGGTAAGCTTAATGAAGAAAACAGAGCAAAACCTTGCAGCAGTAATGGGAACATTGGTAGTAGACCTATAGCAACAGTTCCTCTAACCAGTACCAATGGTGATAATCATAATAACAAAAACAAAACGCCTGTAATACCAGAGGAAACAAATACTAAGCAAACTGCCACACCAAATAATGATAATAAAGCTAACGGCTTCGTAGATGCTCAATTTTCTATGCCAAATGAACAAGAAACTAAATATAAAGAGAGCAAAAAGGATTTTTACACCTCATTGACAAAAGATGTTGTTGGAGTTGTTATTACAGGATTATTCATTACTGCTGCTGTAATGGTTCCATTTGTAGCTGGTGCAGTAGTTTGCAGTGTCATAGCTGCTTTGGTTGCAATATACACCGGGTTGCATGTAAAAAATTCTACATTATCAAGTTATAGGGAGATGAGAGAGAATGAAGTTGAACGTGTAACAGGATGTCATCCCAGTGCCCAGACACTGGGATCCAGAAAGCCATAA
- a CDS encoding tetratricopeptide repeat protein, with protein MLVGNPVPAADSQQSERELIELLVTTPEEFEKKFNEILKTIPKVNSTSKSLFFLYSLIGGVAALPYTNLWGEVVSAAQWDFDFTNLTVDFCFSIIGSDAVSIRASVKMFDGEAKFEFERMGPNELECWYEVGHIDQQILLGEILKEQEEPGGREVQDVERVEKLFKCLKELYRKIDMNNPEYKTEAAQHGFACGVLMLCCKRYILDYYIEPTAGRGYADLILFLRKKDSEAISVIAEFKSRDISPDGARKQVEDKGYFYHPAILRSEKQNVIVACISFLHDTETVLVYEKEVSRPGSIVQILYEVYEAEKKGEEFTTSLEKSAESLYYSISNCESKNHYSFSRLILANHLLKDHIIKEDIRTLSMYASVCQSNGGVTLLLKMNRSNKAIMLNIVDVPRKETRNSGENYIFPNLTSHGVNFVLKVDIVVNRGDPSNCRKIRADISLNEGVDGKCSEHVITQILNTIDTGKLGQFIEGNTQSIEEICNKLQETVQSIDYDSRRIEQQNTITVITNEATFKALIQGLFITNKSNYLVSSESNILGDRIDLIIYDLEKKVVVAAFELKHHGSLKEAAKQLEGYLNNSEHEDITRICLNWDKRSKIESIVSLSKSFFSTGVKIAKENQEHVMKAIEILQIIINGEGATIHDTLSSQLKAVEGKDLESILSLISKSLKDRKELLQRDSSYLGEDSSMNFFLSQVYFNLGVEAKDPNERILLYGEAIKLYEEAKELRPEDPDVLLALGKAKNNLGIATNGSNERILLYEEAIKLYEEAKGLRPEDPDILLALGKAKRNLGIATNGSNEKILLYGEAIKLYEEAKELHLEDPDILLALGKAKHNLGNATNDSNEKILLYGEAIKLYEEAKELRPEDPDILLALGKGIATNGSNEKILPYEEAILYEELMVLILRKLMVLMREFFL; from the coding sequence ATGTTAGTAGGAAATCCTGTACCGGCTGCTGATTCACAGCAATCAGAACGTGAATTAATAGAATTATTGGTCACAACACCAGAAGAGTTTGAGAAAAAGTTTAATGAAATTTTAAAAACAATTCCTAAGGTTAACTCTACTAGTAAGTCGTTGTTTTTTCTTTATTCTCTTATTGGTGGAGTTGCTGCTTTGCCTTACACTAATTTGTGGGGTGAAGTTGTTAGTGCAGCACAATGGGATTTTGATTTTACAAATTTAACAGTGGATTTTTGTTTTTCAATCATAGGGAGCGATGCAGTAAGTATTAGGGCTAGTGTTAAAATGTTTGATGGTGAAGCTAAATTTGAATTTGAAAGGATGGGTCCAAATGAGTTAGAATGTTGGTATGAAGTTGGTCACATAGATCAGCAAATTTTACTGGGAGAAATCTTAAAGGAGCAGGAAGAGCCTGGTGGTAGAGAGGTTCAAGATGTTGAAAGAGTAGAGAAACTATTTAAGTGTCTTAAGGAGTTATATCGTAAAATTGATATGAATAATCCCGAATATAAAACAGAAGCGGCACAGCACGGCTTTGCTTGTGGTGTCCTAATGTTATGTTGTAAAAGATATATACTTGATTATTACATTGAGCCTACAGCTGGTCGAGGATATGCGGATTTAATACTGTTTCTACGTAAAAAAGATTCTGAGGCGATTTCAGTGATTGCTGAGTTCAAATCGAGAGATATAAGTCCCGATGGGGCCAGAAAGCAAGTAGAAGACAAGGGCTATTTTTATCATCCTGCCATTTTAAGATCTGAGAAGCAAAATGTCATAGTAGCATGTATAAGCTTTCTTCATGATACAGAGACAGTGTTAGTATACGAGAAGGAAGTTAGTAGACCGGGGAGTATCGTACAAATTCTTTATGAAGTCTACGAGGCTGAAAAAAAAGGCGAAGAGTTTACTACATCCTTAGAGAAATCAGCAGAAAGTCTGTATTATTCTATTTCTAACTGTGAAAGCAAAAATCACTATTCCTTCAGTCGGTTAATATTGGCAAATCACTTACTTAAAGATCACATAATTAAGGAAGATATTAGGACGTTAAGTATGTACGCTTCGGTTTGTCAAAGTAATGGGGGTGTCACACTTCTTCTTAAGATGAATAGGAGTAATAAAGCTATCATGTTAAATATCGTTGATGTTCCAAGAAAAGAAACCCGCAATTCAGGAGAAAATTATATATTTCCTAATTTAACTAGCCATGGTGTTAATTTTGTGTTAAAAGTTGATATAGTAGTAAACAGAGGAGATCCGAGTAATTGCCGAAAGATTAGAGCTGATATTAGCCTAAACGAGGGGGTAGATGGGAAGTGTTCTGAGCATGTAATTACACAAATACTTAACACCATTGATACAGGGAAGTTGGGTCAATTCATAGAGGGCAATACTCAATCCATAGAGGAAATATGCAATAAATTACAAGAAACTGTACAATCAATTGACTATGATAGTCGTCGTATAGAACAGCAAAACACTATTACAGTGATAACAAATGAAGCTACCTTTAAAGCGTTAATTCAAGGTCTATTTATTACAAATAAGAGTAACTATCTGGTTTCATCAGAAAGTAATATACTAGGTGATCGGATAGATTTGATTATATATGATTTAGAAAAAAAGGTTGTAGTGGCTGCGTTTGAGCTAAAACATCATGGTAGCCTGAAAGAAGCTGCGAAGCAGCTGGAAGGATATCTTAATAATTCAGAACATGAAGACATTACCAGAATATGTCTAAATTGGGATAAAAGATCTAAAATAGAGAGTATTGTTTCTTTATCAAAGTCATTTTTTTCTACGGGTGTTAAGATTGCAAAAGAGAACCAGGAACACGTTATGAAGGCAATAGAAATTTTACAAATTATTATTAATGGCGAAGGTGCAACAATTCACGATACGTTATCTTCACAATTAAAAGCTGTTGAAGGAAAAGATTTAGAATCTATTCTTAGTCTGATAAGTAAGTCTTTAAAAGATAGAAAGGAACTGCTACAAAGAGATTCTTCTTATCTAGGTGAGGATAGCTCTATGAATTTTTTTCTAAGTCAAGTTTATTTTAATCTTGGTGTTGAAGCTAAGGATCCGAATGAGAGAATTCTTCTTTATGGAGAAGCTATAAAGTTGTATGAAGAAGCTAAGGAATTGCGTCCCGAAGATCCTGATGTTTTACTGGCTTTAGGTAAAGCTAAGAATAATCTAGGTATTGCTACTAATGGTTCTAATGAGAGAATTCTTCTTTATGAAGAAGCTATAAAGTTGTATGAAGAAGCTAAGGGATTGCGTCCCGAAGATCCTGATATTTTACTGGCTTTAGGTAAAGCTAAGCGTAATCTAGGTATTGCTACTAATGGTTCTAATGAGAAAATTCTTCTTTATGGAGAAGCTATAAAGTTGTATGAAGAAGCTAAGGAATTGCATCTCGAAGATCCTGATATTTTACTGGCTTTAGGTAAAGCTAAGCATAATCTAGGTAATGCTACTAATGATTCTAATGAGAAAATTCTTCTTTATGGAGAAGCTATAAAGTTGTATGAAGAAGCTAAGGAATTGCGTCCCGAAGATCCTGATATTTTACTGGCTTTAGGTAAAGGTATTGCTACTAATGGTTCTAATGAGAAAATTCTTCCTTATGAAGAAGCTATCTTGTATGAAGAACTAATGGTTCTAATTTTGAGAAAACTAATGGTTCTAATGAGAGAATTCTTCTTATGA
- the ppdK gene encoding pyruvate, phosphate dikinase, which yields MGEKLIHYFSQGKCEGNAEMKNLLGGKGANLAEMCNVGIPVPPGFTISTSACKVYYQDNRSSVIQVADYSDPEKNVVTHWNDICSGIKNYMAMLENDIGCKFGDLNNPLLVSIRSGSVSSMPGMLDTILNVGLNDETVVGLAKKSGERFAYDSYCRFIMMYSNVVLQLDHHLFQDVVDNKQQKSGAKSLADLDVDVLKEIVNNFKRIVHEKTGKHFPQNVEEQLLSSVNAVFASWKNDRAVSYRKIHNIPENLGTAVNVQAMVFGNLNDNSATGVIFTRNPSTGEKKYFGEFLINAQGEDVVSGVYTPMPIDGEQKNTMEKLLPSVYRELCVVCEKLERHYKDMQDIEFTVQDGKLWILQTRSGKRTAEAAIRIIVDMVNEGTITKEEGILRIDPKTFDNLLHPVLDVKSDQKVIGKGLPASPGVASGYVVFSASDAEKAAEQGKKVILVRSETSPEDINGMNAASGIVTARGGMTSHAAVVTRGMGKPCICSVSGLYIDKDGTFFSVGDTKVNKGEPITINGGTGEVMLGILPTISPELSQEFKTVINWIGEIKTVKVRANADTPKDAKIAKEFGAEGIGLCRTEHMFFASDRIEFIQKLIIADDENERANALIKLEEMQKSDFKEIFSIMEGREVTIRLLDPPLHEFLPNDQSTIEKIAKSLSKSVESVKNKIAQLSEKNPMLGHRGCRLAISHPEIYSMQIRAILSAASELKKEKKIEVEPEIMIPFIMSEKEFILICELAKKESSVISAGIQTQIPASRAGMTSDKAYSIGTMIELPRAALIADKLAKHAEFFSFGTNDLTQTTMGLSRDDSVNFLDSYKESNIFENDPFEVLDIEGVGELIKMAIERGKKTRKEIKLGICGEHGADPKSIEFLIESGVDYVSCSPYRVPIAKLVAAQFSVRSKFAR from the coding sequence ATGGGGGAAAAGTTAATACATTACTTTAGCCAGGGTAAATGCGAAGGCAATGCAGAAATGAAAAATCTGCTGGGAGGAAAGGGGGCAAATTTAGCAGAAATGTGCAATGTTGGCATTCCTGTTCCACCTGGTTTCACAATTTCCACCTCTGCTTGCAAAGTCTATTATCAAGACAATAGATCTTCTGTTATCCAAGTAGCTGACTACTCGGATCCAGAAAAAAATGTGGTCACGCACTGGAATGACATATGTAGTGGAATCAAAAACTACATGGCGATGCTTGAAAATGACATCGGTTGTAAATTTGGGGATTTAAATAATCCCTTATTAGTTTCCATACGCTCTGGTAGTGTTAGTTCAATGCCGGGCATGCTTGATACTATTTTAAATGTTGGTCTAAATGATGAAACCGTTGTTGGGCTTGCAAAAAAAAGTGGCGAACGTTTTGCTTACGATAGCTACTGCCGTTTCATCATGATGTACTCCAATGTTGTACTACAGCTTGATCATCACCTATTTCAAGATGTTGTTGATAATAAGCAGCAAAAGAGTGGAGCAAAAAGCTTAGCTGATCTTGATGTTGATGTTTTAAAAGAAATTGTTAACAATTTCAAAAGGATAGTACATGAAAAAACAGGAAAACATTTTCCGCAGAACGTTGAAGAGCAATTGCTCAGCTCAGTGAATGCAGTATTTGCTTCTTGGAAAAATGATAGGGCTGTTTCCTATAGAAAAATACATAATATTCCTGAAAACCTTGGAACAGCGGTCAACGTGCAAGCAATGGTTTTTGGTAATTTAAATGATAATTCTGCAACTGGTGTGATATTTACACGAAATCCTTCAACTGGAGAAAAAAAATACTTTGGTGAATTTCTGATTAATGCTCAGGGTGAGGATGTGGTTTCTGGTGTTTATACTCCTATGCCAATTGACGGAGAGCAAAAAAACACCATGGAGAAGTTGCTGCCAAGTGTCTACCGAGAATTATGCGTGGTATGTGAAAAACTTGAAAGGCATTATAAAGACATGCAGGATATCGAATTTACTGTGCAGGACGGTAAGTTATGGATTTTGCAGACTAGGTCTGGCAAGCGCACGGCTGAAGCTGCTATTCGCATAATAGTTGATATGGTAAACGAAGGAACGATTACAAAAGAAGAAGGAATATTGAGAATTGATCCAAAAACCTTTGACAATTTATTGCATCCAGTTCTTGACGTTAAGAGTGACCAAAAAGTAATAGGGAAGGGGCTGCCGGCTTCTCCAGGGGTTGCTTCTGGATATGTAGTGTTTAGTGCAAGTGATGCTGAAAAAGCTGCAGAGCAGGGCAAAAAAGTGATTTTAGTAAGGTCAGAAACGAGTCCTGAAGATATTAATGGAATGAATGCTGCAAGTGGCATAGTAACAGCACGGGGAGGGATGACCTCGCATGCTGCTGTTGTAACCCGTGGAATGGGTAAGCCATGCATTTGCAGTGTGAGTGGACTTTATATCGATAAAGATGGAACTTTCTTTTCTGTAGGGGATACAAAAGTAAATAAAGGTGAACCAATTACCATCAACGGAGGAACAGGGGAGGTTATGCTTGGCATTCTCCCTACAATTTCACCTGAATTATCGCAAGAATTCAAAACGGTAATCAACTGGATAGGTGAAATCAAAACGGTCAAAGTGAGAGCGAACGCTGATACTCCAAAAGACGCAAAAATTGCAAAAGAATTCGGTGCAGAAGGTATAGGCTTATGTCGCACAGAACATATGTTTTTCGCTAGTGATAGAATCGAATTCATTCAAAAGTTGATAATAGCTGACGATGAAAATGAAAGGGCAAATGCGCTCATTAAACTAGAAGAAATGCAAAAGTCTGATTTCAAAGAAATATTTTCTATTATGGAGGGCAGGGAAGTCACTATACGGTTGCTTGATCCACCTTTGCATGAATTTTTACCCAATGATCAGTCTACTATAGAAAAAATTGCCAAATCACTTAGTAAGTCAGTTGAGTCAGTAAAAAATAAAATAGCACAGTTATCAGAAAAGAACCCAATGCTTGGCCATCGAGGTTGTAGACTTGCTATTTCTCATCCTGAAATATATAGCATGCAGATTAGGGCAATACTTAGTGCTGCAAGTGAATTAAAGAAAGAAAAGAAGATAGAAGTGGAGCCTGAAATCATGATTCCTTTTATCATGAGCGAGAAAGAATTTATTCTGATATGCGAGCTAGCAAAGAAAGAATCCTCTGTTATCTCAGCTGGGATCCAGACGCAGATTCCAGCTTCACGCGCTGGAATGACATCAGACAAGGCTTATTCAATTGGAACGATGATAGAACTACCAAGAGCAGCACTGATTGCTGATAAGTTAGCAAAACATGCAGAGTTCTTTAGTTTTGGCACTAATGATTTAACGCAAACAACCATGGGACTTTCAAGAGATGATTCAGTTAATTTCCTCGATTCTTATAAGGAAAGCAACATATTCGAAAACGACCCATTTGAAGTGCTGGACATCGAAGGGGTAGGGGAGTTAATCAAGATGGCCATTGAAAGAGGCAAAAAAACCCGAAAAGAAATAAAACTGGGTATATGTGGAGAGCATGGAGCAGATCCAAAATCTATAGAGTTTCTCATCGAATCAGGGGTGGATTATGTTTCATGCTCACCCTATAGAGTACCGATTGCAAAGTTAGTGGCAGCACAGTTTAGTGTTAGATCTAAATTTGCTAGGTAA
- a CDS encoding ankyrin repeat domain-containing protein, whose amino-acid sequence MAATGSYTKVVNAQMYGDDIHAREIGSEEPIYIKACKNIIESFLDKLLNIKVVGALIKGKAEINAKDNQGMAPLHWAVKVGHINVVNGLIKGKAEINAKDNQGRTPLHWAALIDRTSAVKALIKGKSRD is encoded by the coding sequence TTGGCTGCTACCGGAAGTTATACAAAGGTAGTAAATGCTCAAATGTACGGGGATGATATTCATGCTAGAGAAATCGGAAGTGAGGAACCTATATATATTAAAGCATGCAAAAATATTATAGAGTCTTTCCTAGACAAACTATTAAACATTAAAGTAGTAGGAGCTTTAATAAAAGGAAAAGCAGAGATTAATGCAAAAGATAATCAGGGAATGGCTCCTTTACATTGGGCTGTTAAAGTTGGTCATATAAATGTAGTAAATGGTCTAATAAAAGGAAAAGCAGAGATTAATGCAAAAGATAATCAGGGAAGGACTCCTTTACATTGGGCTGCTCTAATTGATCGTACAAGTGCAGTAAAAGCTCTAATAAAAGGAAAAAGCAGAGATTAA
- the glpX gene encoding class II fructose-bisphosphatase, with translation MEDLACKLVKVTEAAALAAYKLAGFGDEKKADQVAVDAMRTVLNSMEINGTIVIGEGERDEAPMLYIGEKVGTGNGPEIDIAVDPLEGTTICAHYKSGAMSVLAATKKGNFLHAPDVYMEKIAVGKNLPEGVVSLKNSIEKNLDNLAKAKKCKVNDLVVTVLKRERHNELIEKIRKLGAKIKLIDDGDVAAVVSLVNGNHDMYIGIGGAPEGVLAAAALSSIGGQMEGRLIFDTDQLKERAKNLNIHDPEKIYTVKDMARGESVFIATGVTSGELVDGVDNICSTSSLIILPNKLIKLQTMQNLC, from the coding sequence ATGGAAGATTTAGCTTGTAAATTAGTTAAAGTGACCGAAGCTGCAGCACTTGCTGCATATAAACTAGCAGGCTTCGGCGATGAAAAAAAGGCTGATCAGGTTGCAGTTGATGCAATGCGTACAGTATTAAATTCAATGGAAATAAATGGTACTATCGTAATTGGTGAAGGTGAGAGAGATGAAGCGCCGATGCTATATATTGGCGAGAAGGTTGGCACTGGAAATGGTCCTGAAATCGACATTGCCGTTGACCCACTTGAAGGCACTACGATTTGTGCTCATTACAAATCAGGGGCAATGTCCGTTCTTGCTGCAACGAAAAAAGGTAATTTTTTACATGCACCTGATGTTTATATGGAAAAGATAGCAGTAGGAAAAAATCTTCCAGAGGGTGTAGTCTCACTAAAAAATAGCATTGAAAAGAATCTAGACAATTTAGCCAAGGCAAAAAAATGCAAAGTGAATGATCTCGTGGTAACTGTACTTAAACGTGAAAGGCACAATGAATTAATAGAGAAAATCAGGAAATTAGGAGCAAAAATTAAACTAATAGATGATGGCGATGTTGCAGCCGTAGTTTCACTAGTAAATGGCAATCATGATATGTATATCGGAATAGGAGGGGCACCAGAAGGGGTGCTTGCGGCTGCAGCGCTGAGTTCAATCGGTGGGCAGATGGAGGGAAGATTAATATTTGACACGGATCAATTAAAAGAAAGAGCAAAAAATTTAAATATCCATGACCCAGAAAAAATCTACACCGTAAAAGATATGGCAAGAGGTGAATCAGTGTTTATTGCAACTGGAGTAACAAGCGGAGAACTTGTGGATGGAGTTGATAACATATGTTCAACTAGTTCTTTAATAATTCTACCTAATAAGCTGATAAAGCTGCAAACAATGCAGAACTTATGTTAG
- a CDS encoding reverse transcriptase N-terminal domain-containing protein: MEPVTLEEMPKVVMRLQRRIVKAVQQGRWGKVKTLQHLLTRSFSGKALAVKRVTENQGKNTAGVDRQIWSTCNTKFQGIKLLKQRGYKPSPLKRIYISKSNGKRRPLESLR; the protein is encoded by the coding sequence ATGGAACCAGTTACCCTGGAAGAAATGCCAAAAGTTGTTATGAGGCTACAGAGGCGTATTGTTAAGGCTGTCCAACAAGGCAGATGGGGTAAGGTGAAAACTTTACAACACCTTCTCACACGCTCTTTTAGCGGCAAAGCTTTGGCGGTTAAGAGAGTAACTGAAAACCAAGGAAAAAACACAGCAGGTGTAGATCGTCAAATATGGTCAACTTGCAACACAAAATTTCAAGGAATAAAGCTATTAAAACAAAGAGGATACAAACCTTCTCCGCTAAAACGGATATACATCAGTAAGTCTAATGGCAAAAGAAGACCTCTTGAATCCCTACGATAA
- a CDS encoding ankyrin repeat domain-containing protein, which yields MSIQIGRTDVVNTLIDKKAEINAKDRQGRTPLHLSVQIGRTDVVNTLIDKKAEINAKDNQGRTPLHLSIQIGRTDVVNTLIDKKAEINAKDRQGRTPLHWAASKGGIEVVNALIEKGADVNAVNKYGDAPLRFAARDGHIDIVKALIQGGANVNARNSDGTPLHTAYGHEEIVKLLIEKGADVNAVNSNGDTPLRFADRNGHIDTVKALINYVTKLEAADLYVSQKNLEEKNRLIGDLHDLHSSYPQHLQNCKKEVKKIEKESQELHSFLKKKSDINELISVWKGMQTYRIRLIITIT from the coding sequence TTGAGTATTCAAATTGGCAGGACAGATGTAGTAAATACTCTAATAGACAAAAAAGCAGAGATTAATGCAAAAGATAGACAGGGAAGGACTCCTTTACATTTGAGTGTTCAAATTGGCAGGACAGATGTAGTAAATACTCTAATAGACAAAAAAGCAGAGATTAATGCAAAAGATAATCAGGGAAGGACTCCTTTACATTTGAGTATTCAAATTGGCAGGACAGATGTAGTAAATACTCTAATAGACAAAAAAGCAGAGATTAATGCAAAAGATAGACAGGGAAGGACTCCTTTACATTGGGCTGCTAGCAAAGGTGGTATAGAGGTAGTAAATGCTCTAATAGAAAAAGGGGCAGATGTTAATGCAGTGAATAAGTATGGAGATGCACCTCTGCGTTTTGCTGCTCGAGATGGCCATATAGATATAGTGAAAGCTCTAATACAAGGAGGTGCTAATGTTAACGCAAGAAATAGTGACGGTACTCCATTACATACAGCTTATGGCCATGAAGAGATAGTAAAACTTCTAATAGAAAAAGGGGCAGATGTTAATGCAGTGAATAGTAATGGAGATACACCTCTGCGTTTTGCTGATCGAAATGGCCATATAGATACAGTGAAAGCTCTAATAAATTACGTAACAAAACTAGAAGCTGCTGATCTGTATGTTAGTCAAAAGAACTTAGAAGAAAAGAATAGATTGATAGGTGATTTGCACGATCTACACAGTAGTTATCCACAACATCTTCAAAACTGTAAAAAAGAAGTCAAAAAGATTGAAAAAGAAAGTCAGGAACTACATTCCTTTTTGAAAAAAAAAAGTGATATTAATGAACTAATTAGTGTGTGGAAAGGAATGCAGACATACAGAATCAGATTGATAATCACGATAACCTAA